From the Burkholderia sp. WP9 genome, the window GCGACATGACGAAGCCCAGCAGCGTCAGCACGACGCAACCCCAGGCGGTCGTGACCGTGAACGAGCGGTTGCCGGTCGAAGCGATCAGCAGTACGACCACGACGTACAAGACGGCGATTGCGATATCGAGCGGCGTCAGCGCGTCGATCACGAACACGGCGAGCGCGATGGCGGCGGCCAGCATCGTCGCGACATGGGCGTCGAGCGGCACCGTGGGGAGAGCGCGGCGGCAAGCCTTCATGACGGCCGGGTCAGCGGGCCGCCGCACGGCAACGGCGCGCAACAGAAGAGGTAGGCGTGTACATGGTGTTCGAAACGGGCATGCGTGGACGAATACCGGCAGCCTGCCCGTCAGTTTGACAGCCAGCTGGGCTGTCAACGCACATGACTGTCAGACCTACCGGCGAGCGGTAGCTTTCTATCTGAAATAGATCATGCGCGAGCCCGCGTCAATGGCGGTACTTATTTTTCCTTAAACCTTCCAAAAACGTGGTCGTGACAGATCCGCGCGTTCGGGCTGAAAGCCCCGTCGCACGGGTGTTGAGGCGGCGCGGCGGCCGTTTCGGGCCGCCGCGCGCGAGGCTGATCGATTAATGGTGGCCGTAGTCCTTACGGGCGATAGGAACCGCGCGAACCTTCGCATAGACGAAGGTCGGGAGTTCCTTGACCACCTGACGCGTGGCGCCGGCCCAGACGAGCTTGCCGTTCACATAGTCCAGTTGCGACATGGGAATCGCCACGTCGTGCTGGGACACGCCGAGGAACTGGTGAGCCGCCACGATCCCGAAGGAGACGGCGTTGTCCGGCGCGATGATGATGTCGTGAAGCACGCCGACTTTCTCGCCGCTGTCGTTGTAGATGCTCTTGCCGAGCAGGCTCTTCTTGACGCTCCAGCCTTCGACGACGAGTTCCGCCTGCTCCACGCTGATGCCGATCGGCTGCGCGCCCGCCACCTGCGCGTTTGCCTGCTGGCACATCGCGCCGAACGCCGACGCTGCCAGAAACACGAGTGTCCACTTTGCCTTCATGATGATTTTCTCCGCAAGATGCGTTTGTTGGAAAACAATGAATCGCAACCCGGCGACGGCATCTGACGTGCCGACTGCCGGGGTCGCGCTGACCGACACTGTGAACCGGTTGCAGCCGCGACTTTTTCAAATTCGCACGATGGCGTGGCTCGCTCGCCCAACCCGCGGTTTGCCAGAGCCTGCCCCACGCCGGGGCGGGCACGGCGTCGCGATCAATGGCTTTGTGGCCGCAGCGTGACCGTGCAGGTCATGCCCATCGCGAGCTTGACGCCGGCGGGAATCTGGTCGAGGTGGATCCGCACCGGCACCCGCTGGGCGAGCCGCACCCACGTGAAGATCGGATTGACGTCCGCCAGCAGATCGCCGTTGCTGGTCGGGTTGTCGCGGTCGGCAATCCCGCTCGCCAGGCTGTCGACGTGCCCCTGGATATCCTTGCCGCCCGACATCAGCCGCACCACCGCCTGATCCCCGACATGCACGCGCGGCAGTTTCGTTTCTTCGAAGTAGCCGTAGACCCAGAACGAGTGCGAGTCGATCAACGCCATGCGCGCCGTGCCGGCCGTGGCGAAATCGCCCGGATACAGGTTCAGGTTGGTGATGAAACCGTCCGAGGGCGCGCGCACTTCGCTGCGCGTCAGGTTCAGCACGGCCGTCTGCTGCGCCACCACGGCCGCCTTGACCGCGGCTTGCGCCGCGGCGTAGGCGGCGACGTCGGCGGAATAGTCGGCTTCGGACTGTTTGGCGAGCGAGGCCGAATCCAGCCGCGTTTCGTCCGAGATCACATCGCCGGTCAGGTTGGCGCGGCGCGCCGCCTGGGCGCGCTTCATCGCGAAGCCGGATTCGCTCGCGGCCATGCGCGCCTTGGCCTGCGCCAGTTGCGCCTGGGCGCGCAGAAGGTCGGCGTCGGCCTGCGCGACTGCGTAATGGAAGCGCGCCGGGTCGAGCACGAACAGAATGTCGCCCTTGCGCACCAGCTGGTTGTCCTTCACGCGCACTTCGCTCACCAGCCCCGACACATCGGTGGCGACCTGCACGACCTGCGCGCGAACCCGGCCGTCGCGCGTCCACGGCGAGAACATGTAGTCGAGCCACAGCATGCGGACCAGCGCGATCGCCACCACGAGAAGCGTAAGCGTAAAAATGGCGCGCAGGATGGATTGCATTTTCATCTTGGTGACCTGGCGTGAGCGTGAACAGTCAGTGGGTTCATGGGGATGAGTGAAGGACCGCGCTCATTGCCACAGCAGCAGCGAAGCGCCGCTGAAGAGCGCAGCGAAGAGCGCCACCCGGAACAGGCTCGGATGCCAGGTGTAGCGATAGAAGCCAAGCCGCGCCAGCACCAGGTCGAGCACGACGAACAGCAGCACGCAACCGGCGAGAATCGGCAACAGGCCGGGCACGAGCAGTGAAAACAGGTCAATTTCGCCCGGCATCGGCCACTCCTTGCGGCGCGTGATCCGGCGGCGCGGAGGCGAAACCGCCGCCCAGCTCCTTCATCAGCAGCGCCCATGCATCGAGCCGCCTGGCCTGCACCGCCGCCAGGCTTTCCTCCTGCTGCAACTGGGCGGCCTGCGCCGCCAACACATTGAGAAACTCGGTGATGCCGCTGCGATAGCCGGCGTCGGCGAGCTGAAACGATTTGCGCGCCGAACCGAGCGTGTTTTCAATCGACGCCTGCTGCTCTTCGAGCGAACGCAGCGAGACGACCTGCGCCGCGACGCCCTGCATCGCATTCACCACGCTCTGGTTGTACGCATCCACGGCGGCATCGCGCGACGCCACCGCCACTCCGTAATTGCCGCGCCGCCGGCCACCGTCGAAGATTGGCAGCGAGATCGCCGCGCCCACGCCGTGGCCCAAGCCGTCGCTGTTGACGAAGTTGAAGAAACCGCCGAAGGTCGCCGCCGACCCGAGCGACGCGGTCGCGATCAGATTGATGTCCGGATAGAAGTCGGCGTGCGCCGCGTCGATGCCCTTGTCCGCTTCGAGCACGCGCCAGCGCCCCGCCACCACGTCCGCGCGGTGGCCGATCAGCTCGGCCGGCAGCGAGGCCGGCAAGACCACCGGCACGCTCAGCGCGAGGCTCGGACGGCGCAGCGTATCGCCATACCCCGGCCCCTTGCCGATGAGCGCGGCGATGCCGATGCGCGCGAGCGCAAGCTGCTGCTGCGCCTCGCGCACCCGCGTCGTGCTCATCGCAAGCTGGGTCTGCGCCTGGCTGACCTCGAGCCCGCTGCCGACGCCCGCGCGCCAGCGGCGCGTCGCGATGTCGACGGTGCGTTGCTGTTCGGTTTGCACGGCGTCGTAGACGTCGAGCAACGCATACTCGAGCGCCAGTTGCACGTAGCTGCGCACCACGGCGGTCTGCAGTTCGACCTCCGCGAAGCGCGCGTCCGCGGCCGCCGCATGCACGTTGTCCAGCGCGGCTTCGCGAAGCGCGCGCGACTTACCCCACAGATCGAGGTCATAGGAAAGGTCCGCCTGGATATTGTTGCTCCATACCGTCGTGCCGCCCGGCGGCGCCGGGGTCGTATAGCGCGCGTAGCGCCTGCGCTCGAAGCTGCCGCTCGCGTCGAGTTGCGGCAGCTCGGCGGCGCCGGCGATCTGCGCCTGGAAGCGCGCCGCCTCGATCCGCTGCTCGACCGCGCGTAAGCCGGGGTTGCCCTGGGTGGCGTCCTGCACCAGCGTATCGAGCTGCGGATCGTTCCATTGACGCCACCACCCGCTCGCCGGCCACTTCGCGTCGGCTTGCGTGGCGCGCAACGCGGCGCCCGGGTCGAGTGTCGCGGGATCGAGCATCGATTCGCGCGTATGGATGCCGCCGCTGTCGATGCAGGCCGACAGCAGCACGGCACACGCGAGCGCGGCCGCCACCGGGCGGCACAGCGTGCGCAGGGACCAGCACGGGCGCGCGGGCTTCATGTCCGCACCCCGCTGGTTTGCCATAGGGCAAGGCTCTCGTCGCGCAGCGTCAGTTCGGTGAAATGCAGCAGCGCCCGCATCCGGTAGCGCGCGAGCGTCTGCGCGTCGACTGCGATATTCGGCCCGAGCGGCAGCAGGTCCAGCGCCCTGCGCGTCGCTGTCAACGCGCGTTCGGCCGCCCGCGGCGTGGCGTCCACGAACACGTCGGCAAGCGCGCCCAGCCACGCGTCCTGCTCCGCGGGCCAGCCCGCAGGCAGGATCGCGGCGAGCCGTTCGCTATCGAGGCGCACCTGGATCATCGAGCGGCCGATCTCCAGCGCGGCGAACGCCCAGCCGATCAGATGATCGCGGTCCACGCGCGCGTCGACCGGCGCGGACGCGATCTGCAGGATGAAGTCCCGCAAGCTCAATTCGAAGCTGTACAGCAGATCGTCGAGGTCGCCGTCGCGAGCGTCATGCGAGATCAGCCCGCGAATCTGCTTCTTGTATTGCGCGGAAATCCAGTCGCCCGCGCGTGGCGCGAGCACCGAAAACGCGACGGCGGCGACGGCGATACCGCACAGCAGCGCGAAGCCGGTATCGAGATAGGCACTCGGGTTATAAACGGTGGGATTCGTGATGCCGACAATGAAACAGAAGTACAGGCTGAAGCCGAGCCCGAGGATCGCCGTCTTCATGAATGTATTCAGATAGCTGCCCACCATCACGATGATCGCCATCGAAGCAGCGAGCAACTCGAACGTATCGATATGCGGCAGCACGAGAAAGTTGAACGCGAAGCCGGTGAGCCAGCCGCCCAGGCAGCCGGCGAAGATCTGCCAGCTTGCCACCGCAGGATTGGGCGCGAGCGCGAACAGCGCACTCGTGATCGCCACCGCGACAATCGCGGTCGCGCCGCCGACCCAGCCGGAGCCGATCCATACCGCGCCGACTATCAGCACCGCCACGGCCGAGCGCGCGCCGGCGATCGTCGCGGCTGCACGGTTGGCGGTAGCGCGGGTTCTGCCGATCCGGGTAATGGCCTGCAGCACCGATTGCGACCACGGCAGGCGGCCCATCGTGCGTGCGTCGACGTAGCTTCGGCACATCAGGCGCAAATCGGCGATCGAGAAGAACAACGCCGCGCCGGTGGTCGCCACGAACTGACGTTGATGCGGCGAGAGATCGGCGAGCGAGGCGAGCAAGCGGCCCAGAAACGCCGGCAAGTCACGCTCGAAGGCGTCGAGGCGGCTCGACATGGCCTCGACCTGTTCCATCGTGACCAGCTGAGGCGGTGCGTCGTTCGGCACAATGGCGAGCAGGCCGCCGATCAGCTGCTCGACTGCCGCGAGCGCGCGCGGCTCGGCCTCGGCGGCGACCCGCGCCTTCAACTGATGCAGTGCATGAATCCACGTGACGGTGTCGAGAAAACTCCGGTCGAGATCGAGATAGACATGGTTGCGCAGGCGAATGGACGGGTCCTCGAACACGGCGCCGCTGCGCAGACTTTCCACGCCGACGCGCTCGCGGATCAGATCGAGAAAAGTGTCGAAGCCCGCAACGCTCGTCGCGCGGTCGAGTACCGTATGCATCGCGTTGAGCAGGTTCGTGAAGTTCTTGCGGCTCGCCGCGTAGAGCGCCGGCGCGACCGACTGCGGGAACACCACCGCGCTCACCACGCTCGCGCACACCACGCCGATCGCGACTTCGCTGACGGTGAACACGACGTTGTCATAGACGCCGTACGGATTCGACCACACTGGTATCGCCGTGATGGCCGTGCCGTAGCCGGTCAGCACGAACCCATACGACTGGAAATTGCGGTAGTAGGCGGCGCCGAACACGCACACACCGATCCACACGGCCAGCGCGGTCAGAAACAGCAGCGGCTGTTGCGGGAACAACGCGATCAGCAGCAGACCCGCGAAGCTGCCGCCCACCATGCCCAACCCACGATAGAACCCTCGCGCGATCACCATGCCGCTTTGCTGATGCATCATCACGATCACGCACGAGACCATCGCCGTGGCCGGCGTGCGCAGTTCGAGGCGCATGCACAGACCCATCGCGAGCGTCATCGCAACGGCCACCTTCGCGATATGGCGAAAGCGCGGGCCGTCGTCCTTCCAGTATGTGTTCAGCTCGTCGCGCCATCGAGGCAGGGCCGCGCTGGTGGCATCCGCTTGCTGGGTCATAGGGCTCTCGTGAATCGCTCGACTTGGGTTGTTCGCGCGCTTGTTGGGGCGCTTGCTGGTGCCTTTGCCAGCGCGTTGTTTTCTCGTCCGCCGGCCGTTAAGCCCAAGCGAATACCGCTATCTGTCTACGTTGCGTAGTTTGCGATGCGCGGGGGCGGCGCATTTGCGGATTCGCACGTTTTTTACACATGCGCTGTGCGGCATGCGTTTGGGTTGATGCGTTTGGGTTGAATGCATCGGCGGGCATGCAGTCTCGACCCATGAGTTGCGCTAATCCGTGCGCGGCAGAAATCCCCTCGGCGCATAAGGACGTTGCCCAACGGGCGCCCGGAACCCCGGGCGCCTCGCCTCACCGCGACCTGCTTTGCGCGGCTAGCGCAAGTTGGTGCGCGCCAGTTCGACGATCTCGTCGCCGCGACCGTTGAGGATCGCGCGCATCATGTAGAGGCTGAAGCCCTTGGCCTGTGCGAGCTCGATCGTCGGCGGCATGGCCAGCTCATGTTTCGACGTGACCACGTCCACCAGCGCCGGGCCGGGATGGTCGAATGCCTGCTTCAGCGCGCCCGCCACGTCTTCCGACTCTTCGACGCGAATGCTGAAAATGCCCGCCCCTTTCGCGATCGCCGCGAAATCGGTTTTGGCGAGATCGACGTTGGTGTCGAGATAGCCGCCCGCCTTCAACTCCATCGAGACGAAGCCAAGCAGGCTGTTGTTGAACACCACCACCTTGATCGGCAAGTCGAGCTGCCGCGCGGTGAGCAGATCGCCGAGCAGCATCGACAGCCCGCCGTCACCCGACAGCGACACGACCTGGCGCCCCGGATGCGCGCCCTGTGCGCCGAGCGCCTGGGGCATCGCATTGGCCATCGAGCCGTGGTTGAACGAGCCGTGCAGCTGGCGCTTGCCGTTCATGGTCAGATAGCGCGCGGCCCAGACGGTCGGCGTGCCGACATCGGCGGTGAAGATCGCGTCGTCGCTTGCGGCCTCGTCGATCATCTTCGCCAGATATTGCGGATGGATCGGGCGGCCCGGGCCGGCCGGCGTCGCGAGATCGTCCAGCCCCTTGCGTGCGGACACGTAGTGCTTGCGGGCGTTGTCGATGAACCCGCGGTCCGTCTTGCGCTGCAGCTTCGGCAAGGTCGCGGCGACAGTTTCCTTGACCGTGCCGACGAGGCCCAGCGCAAGCGGCGCGCGATGCCCGAGCTGGGAGCCTTTCCAGTCGATCTGGATGATCTTCGCGTCGGCCGGATAGAACGGCCGATAGGGGAAATCGCAGCCTAGCAAGAGCAGCGTGTCGCACGACATCATGGCGTGATAGCCCGAGCTGAAGCCGATCAGCCCGGTCATGCCGACGTCGTACGGATTGTCGTACTCGATGTACTGCTTGCCGCGCAACGCATGCACCACCGGCGCGCCGAGCGTGTCGGCGAGCGCGACCACTTCGTCGTGCGCGCCTTGCGTGCCGCTGCCGCACATGATCGTGACCGCGTCGGACGCGTTCAGCATCGCCGCGAGCCGATCGAGATCCGCCTCGGCGGGGATGATGCGCGGCGGCGCGCTTTCGGTCCACGACGGCGCTTCAGCCGGTCCCTCGCTCAAGGCCACGTCGCCCGGCAGCACGATCACGGCGACGCCGCGCTGTTCCACCGCGGTGCGCATCGCGCGCGCCAGCACGCGCGGAAACTGCGCTGCGGAGGACACCAGTTCGACGTAGTGGCTGCACTCCTTGAAAAGCTCCTGCGGATGCGTTTCCTGAAAGTACCCAAGGCCGATTTCCGTCGACGGGATATGCGCCGCGATCGCGAGCACCGGCTGTTGATTGCGATGGCAATCGAACAGACCGTTGATCAGATGCAGGTTGCCCGGGCCGCAACTGCCGGCGCACACCGCGAGACGCCCGCTCGAAGCCGCGTCGGCGCCGGCCGCGAAGGCGGCCGCTTCTTCGTGACGGGTATGCATCCAGCGGATCGAGCCGACCTCGTCGAGGCTGAAGGCGAGACCGTTCAGACTGTCGCCCGTCACGCCCCAGATCCGTTCGACGCCCGCTGCCGCGAGCGTGCCGGCGAGATAGGCGGCAATGGTTTTGTTGGCCATGCTTGACTCCTTTTCACGGTAATTGGAAATCGACCGGGCGCTGAAAACGTCGCGACCGCGGCCGGCAGATCAAAAGAAAGCGCCGAAAAAATCGTCGCCGGAGGACGGCGCGGCTCTGCTGTGCCGATCCCCCTAAACTAGGCGAGTGTCGGCAAAATGTCCTGAAATAGCTCTGAAAACACCTGAATCACGCGGATACCAGGCAGCCGGCGCACGCTCGCAGAAGCTGACTGAAAAAGGTGGTGGAGACCGGCGCCGCCGACCGTCGCGCAATGCGCTCGCGAAGCCGGGATTCCAGTATGCTGACGTACCCCTCACTGCCGGCTGTACGACATGAATCTCTCGTTCGAAGTTCTGCAGGTGCTCGACGCCATCGATCGGACCGGCACCTTCGCCAGTGCGGCGGAACAGCTTCACAAGGTGCCGTCTTCGCTGTCGTACCTGGTCCAGAAGCTGGAGCTCGATCTCGGCGTCAAACTGTTCGACCGCAGCGGCCGTCGCGCGATCCTCACGCATGCGGGGCGGGTGGTCGTGGAGGAAGGGCGGCGTCTTCTGGAGGCGGCGGAAGATCTCGAATGCAAGGCAAAACGTATCCAGCACGGCTGGGAGTCGGAGCTGCGCATCGCCGTCGACGAGATCATTCCGTTCGACCTGCTATGGGACCATGTGGACGCGTTCTACAAGCTGCAGATGGATACGCGGCTGAATCTGTCGAAAGAAGTGCTGGGCGGCTCGTGGGATGCGCTGTTGACGCGCCGCGCCGACCTGGTCGTCGGCGCGGCCGGCGAGCCGCCGCAAATTCCCAACCTGGTCGCCAAACCGATCGGCTCGCTGCGTCATCTGTTCGTGGTGGCGCCGCAGCATCCGCTCGCCGCGGTGCCGGGGCCGCTGACGCTGGCGACGGTCGCCCGGCATCGCGCCGTGGCGATCGGCGATACGTCGCGCAAGCTCGCGCCGCGCACCATCGCGCTCGCCGCGAATCAGGAAGTCATGACAGTGCCGACGCTCGAGGCCAAACTCGCCGCGCAAATCAAAGGGCTCGCGGTCGGCACGATTCCGGAGTGTCTGGCCGCCGAGCCGTTGAGCCGGGGCGAACTGGTGCAGAAGGAAGTGCTGGGCATGCGCGATGTCACGCATTTCTTTCTCGCGTGGCGCAGCGACGAAGCCGGCAAGGCGCTGCGTTGGTGGGTCGACCAGTTGGACCAGCCGGATCTGATCGACGAGGTGGCGCAACAGAGGATGTTGCACGGCTGAGGACGGTTCAGTTGCGCGCCTTGATGCGGCGTGGCGGCGCGACGTCGAGCGCGTCCGCGGTGCGATCGGAGGCCGGCGGGCACACCGTCGACGCGGCAGCGCCCGCCGCGCTGTCCGATGCCGTGATCCGCAGCAGATGCGCGGCGGCCTGGTAATCGTCCCAGTCGAGGCCTTCGGTAACGCTCGCGCAGGCGGATTGCAACAGGTGCGCGGCGTCCGCGCTTCGGCCTTGCAGGTGCCAGAGTCCGCCAAGCGTGGTCGCGGCGCGCAACTGCAACGAGCGGCAGCCTTGCACCAGCGAGAGTTCCAGCGCCGCCAGCAGACAGGCCTCCGCATCCCGTATCGCCGAGCCGGATTGCGGCAGGTCGGCCTGCCCCATGAACAGCAGTTCGCCATGGATACGCCGGAGTTCCGCGGCATACCAGTGGTCGCCGGTTTCGTCGCAGCGCGCCAGCGCGTCGACCACGGTGGCGATGCCCTCTTCCCGCCGCCCCGCGCGTCCGAGTGCGAGGCTGTATTGCCCGATCAGCATCGCGCGAGGCGCGCCGAAGTCGAGCGACTCCAGATCGTCCAGCGCCGCGCGAAACGCTTGCAGGTCGTGCGCACCATCGTCGCGCATTGACCGCAGATATTCGTCGAAGCAGCGGCAGCAGGCCTGCGCGACGCTCAGACCCGCGCGCCCGGACGCTTCCTTTAGCAACGCGATCGCTTGCGCCGCGCGTTCCCGTTTGCCGGACAGCAGCATCAGCGGCACCAGCGCTTCCACCAGCACATAGCAGGTGACAATCGCCTGTTGCTGATCGCATGCAGCGATGACGCTGTCTTCCGCGAGCTTTAGCGCCTGATCGCGCAAGCCCTGCAGCCACAACACCCGCGCGAGGGTCGCGCGGCCTACGATGCGCTGATCCACGGACTGCCCGAGCGGCAGGCCATGTTGCAGGTTCTCGCTGTGTTCCAGCAGTTGTTCGAGCGATGCGCGCGCCTGCTGTTGATCGCCGCAGTAATGGGCCGCGATTCCGAGCAACCGGTAGCCCAGAATCGTTCCGCTCGTGTCACCCACCTCGGCGGCGAGCAAGGCAAAGCGGCGTGCGAACGCTTGCGCATTGCGCGCCGCGCCGGACGATTGGTTCGCATTCCACATGCCCCACAAAGCACGCGCCTCGAACACAGGGTCGCCCAGCGCGATCGCCGACGCCAGAATCTCCGACCAGATGCCGAAGGTTTCCCGGCTCGGTCCGTTGAGGTAGACGAGCGCCGCGGCAAGCCCCGCGTGAAGCTGCATGCGCACGCGCAGGTGACGTGTCGAACCCGAACCCTGATGCGCCGAGTCCACCGCGTCGAGGGCCCGTTTCGCCCACACGCGGCATTCGTCGACGAGTGACAGCTCGTAGAGCAGAAAGACGAACTTCACGGCCAGCGTCTCGCCGAGCACGTCGTCACCCTTCGGCGATAGGGCCCAGGCCAGCGCCGCGCGCAGGTCGTCGAGCAATGCGCGCATGCGCTGGTGCCAGCCCTCGCCGAGCGTGAGCGCAGGGTCGGCGCGACGCGGCGCCTCGCGCTCCAGCAAGCTCAGAAAGTAGCGCGCATGCTGCAGCGTGACGTAGCTCAGTTCGCCGTTGTCCTCGAGCTTCTGCGTGGCGTAGGCGCGCGTGGTCTCCAGCAGGCGATACGTCGCTCTGTCACGCTCCATGCGCGTCACCACCAGCGATTTTTCGACCAGTCCCGACACCGCCGTGACCACGTCGATCTCATGCAACGCGCCATCGCCGGCGACGGCGATCGCCGCCTCCATCGTGAAGCCGCCCGCGAACACGCCGAGCCTGCGCAGCGTGGTGCGCTCCGCGTCCTCGAGCAGCGCATGGCTCCAGTCGAGCGTCGCCCTCAAGGTCTGATGCCGCGGCAACGCCGTGCGGTTGCCGCCCGTCAGCATGTTGAAGCGGTCGTCCAGATGGCCGGCAAGCGTTTCAATGCCGAGGATCGCCGCGCGCGCCGCCGCCAGTTCGATGGCAAGCGGTATGCCGTCGAGCCGGCGGCATACCATGCCGGTCAAGTGAATGCTTTTTTCATCGGAGGAAAAACGCGCGTCGATCGCGCGAGCGCGCGACAGGAACAACTCGACGGCGCTGCATTGCAGGACATCCTGGCTTTGATCGTCCTGAGCGGGCACCTGGAGCGAAGCGACCCAATACAGATGCTCGTTCACGATGCGCAGCGGCTCGCGGCTGGTCGCCAGCACGCAGATCGCCGGACCCACGCCGAGCAGCGTCTCGGCGAGTTCGGCGGCGGGGCCGAGCACGTGCTCGCAGTTGTCGAGCACGAACAGCACGCGCCGCTCGCCGAGTTCTTTGCCCACGCGCGCGAGCGTGAGCGGACCGATGGCCGGATTCACGCCGACGCTGGCCGCGAACGCCGCGAGGACACTGTTTGCGTCGGAAGTGGACGCGAGTTGCACCAGATAGACACCGTCCGGAAAACGTGGCAGCAAGCCGCGCGCGACTTCGACCGCGAGGCGCGTCTTGCCGATGCCGCCT encodes:
- a CDS encoding winged helix-turn-helix domain-containing protein, with protein sequence MICIGPLQVDIDRREVFLHGTPVRIGSRAFDMLAVLIAANGGLVSKNEMLKQVWPNAVVEENNLQVHMSTLRKLLGDSRGLIQTVSGRGYRLVHNGSAASAAVTPDAGDHAEERAQGRNVQHNLPVHFSALIGRDKALDDISQTLAAARQVTLVGSGGIGKTRLAVEVARGLLPRFPDGVYLVQLASTSDANSVLAAFAASVGVNPAIGPLTLARVGKELGERRVLFVLDNCEHVLGPAAELAETLLGVGPAICVLATSREPLRIVNEHLYWVASLQVPAQDDQSQDVLQCSAVELFLSRARAIDARFSSDEKSIHLTGMVCRRLDGIPLAIELAAARAAILGIETLAGHLDDRFNMLTGGNRTALPRHQTLRATLDWSHALLEDAERTTLRRLGVFAGGFTMEAAIAVAGDGALHEIDVVTAVSGLVEKSLVVTRMERDRATYRLLETTRAYATQKLEDNGELSYVTLQHARYFLSLLEREAPRRADPALTLGEGWHQRMRALLDDLRAALAWALSPKGDDVLGETLAVKFVFLLYELSLVDECRVWAKRALDAVDSAHQGSGSTRHLRVRMQLHAGLAAALVYLNGPSRETFGIWSEILASAIALGDPVFEARALWGMWNANQSSGAARNAQAFARRFALLAAEVGDTSGTILGYRLLGIAAHYCGDQQQARASLEQLLEHSENLQHGLPLGQSVDQRIVGRATLARVLWLQGLRDQALKLAEDSVIAACDQQQAIVTCYVLVEALVPLMLLSGKRERAAQAIALLKEASGRAGLSVAQACCRCFDEYLRSMRDDGAHDLQAFRAALDDLESLDFGAPRAMLIGQYSLALGRAGRREEGIATVVDALARCDETGDHWYAAELRRIHGELLFMGQADLPQSGSAIRDAEACLLAALELSLVQGCRSLQLRAATTLGGLWHLQGRSADAAHLLQSACASVTEGLDWDDYQAAAHLLRITASDSAAGAAASTVCPPASDRTADALDVAPPRRIKARN